The genomic stretch TGTAAAATCATTCTATCTCTTTCTTAATTCATGTGCACTTTCTCTCCACGTATTAGATCAAGTAATTTACAATCATATTCATTACTTTCTGAGTCCACCTATAAAGAAGCCCACATACGTATATCAAAAAATGAACTTTATTTCTCATTGCATTCTCGAATGATTCTGTTCACATATTTTTAATACAATTCGCCATTGCAACTGGTAAACCTTTGAAAGATATGTACTTTTATGACGGAAAAACAGGGACAGGCTTCTTTTATAGTGCGTCAATTCACAAAGTCATGGATAAAACATAATAAACATTGTTGTACGTTTTCGCGAGGAATAATTATTTCCATTATTAGTGTGACAATATTTATTGGAGGAGATACTATAAAAATTCACAACAAATAATGAAGGAGAAACTATAGAAAGTTTCAACATTCTTCAAAGAGATACGGTAAAAGGTGACAATACTTATTGGTGAAGAAACTATAAAAGTGACAACATTCATTGGAGGAGAAACTAAAAAAGTGACAACATTCATTGGAGGAGAAACAataaaaagtgacaaaattCATTGGAGAAGATAGTATAAAAAGTGACAACATTCATTGGAGAAGATAGTATAAAAAGTGACAACATTCATTGGAAAAGATAGTATAAAAAGGACAACATTCATTGGAGAAGACAGTATAAAAAGTGACAACATTCATTGGAGAAGACAGTATAAAAAGTGACAACATTCATTGCAGGAGGTAGTATAAAAAGTGACAACATTCATTGAAGCAGACAGTATAAAAAGTGACAACATTCATTGGAGAAGATAGTATAAAAAGTGACAACATTCATTGGAGAAGATAGTATAAAAAGTGACAACATTCCTTGGAGGAGGTAGTATAAAAAGTGACAACATTCATTGgagaaaatagtataaaaagtgACAACATTCATTGGAGAAGATAGTATAAAAAGTGACAACAATCATTGGAGAAGATAGTATAAAAAGTGACAACATTCATTGCAGGAGGTAGTATAAAAAGTGACAACATTCATTGAAGCAGACAGTATAAAAAGTGACAACATTCATTGGAGAAGACAGTATAAAAAGTGACAACATTCATTGGAGAAGATAGTATAACAAGTGACAACATTCATTGgagaaaatagtataaaaagtgACAACATTCATTGGAGAAGACAGTATAAAAAGTGACAACATTCATTGGAGAAGACAGTATAAAAAGTGACAACATTCATTGGAGAAAAGAGTATAAAAAGTGACAACATTTATTGGAGGAGGTAGTATAAAAAGTGACAACATTCATTGGAGAAGATAGTATAAAAAGTGACAACATTCATTGAAGAAGACAGTATAAAAAGTGACAACATTCATTGAAAGAGAAACTATAAAAAGTGACAACATCCATTGAAGGAGAAACTATAAAAAGTGACAACATCCATTGGAGGAGATAGTATAAAAAGTGACAACATTCATTGGAGAAGATAGTATAAAAAGTGACAACATTCATTGAAGAAGATAGTATAAAAAGTAACAACATTCATTGAAGAAGACAGTATAAAAAGTGACAACATTCATTGGAGAAGATAGTATAAAAAGTGACAACattcattggaaaaaatagtataaaaagtgACAACATTCATTGGAGAAGATAGTATAAAAAGTGACAACATTCATTGGAGAAGATAGTATAAAAAGTGACAACATTCCTTGGAGGAGGTAGTATAAAAAGTGACAATATTCATTGGAGAAGATAGTATAAAAAGTGACAACATTCATTGGAGAAGATAGTATAAAAAGTGACAACATTCATTGGAGAAGATAGTATAAAAAGGGAGAAGACAGTATAAAAAGTGACAACATTCATTGAAGAAGATAGTATAAAAAGTAACAACATTCATTGAAGAAGACAGTATAAAAAGTGACAACATTAATTGGAGAAGATAGTATAAAAAGTGACAACATTCATTGgagaaaatagtataaaaagtgACAACATTCATTGGAGAAGATAGTATAAAAAGTGACAACATTCATTGGAGAAGATAGTATAAAAAGTGACAACATTCATTGGAGGAGGTGGTATAAAAAGTGACAACATTCATTGGAGAAGACAGTATAAAAAGTGACAATATTCATTGGAGAAGACAGTATAAAAAGTGACAACATTCATTGAAGGAGAAACTATAAAAAGTGACAACATCCATTGGAGGAGATGCTATTAAAACTGACAAATTTTATTGGAGGAGAAAGTATTGAAAGTACCAAAATTTCAATGTAGAATAAACTATATGAAGTTACAATATTAACGGAAAAACAAAGACCAAGTGACAACAttagtcatatttttttttccagCCATTAGGTAAGACTGGACAATTAGGATGGAAATGCTATAACGGAAAAAATTACAGCAAAACGCAAACTCAACAATAGCGATTAACCAATTTAAATATATTGCGAGGCAGTgaacttttacaatttttatataaattattcgCGGTGCCTAACTTTCGCGAATGTGGCTGAGATGAGTAAAATCacgattttttttgtgaaaagagAGCATAAGAACGCGATTTTTCCAAACAAATTGTACAAAATCTCGTTTGCTATGATAACTATTATATTTACCTATTCTTCGTAACATAAAACCTTATCATAAGGAAGAACAGAACTTTTACAATACCTTGATGTGGGAGCAGCTAAAACTGGTCTTCTTCTCACCGCACGTTTAGTACCATACTTTGGATCTAAATTCACCTGATGCATTGTATTGAATTCCAGTTGATAGTGAAATTGAAGTGTATTAAATTTAAAGATGTCGGTTGACCCATTGTGCAACCAATCATGATAAGCTCTTTCTATGAGATCATTTCTTGTCTAAACAGAGAAATAAGTGGCCGTAAGTGAAAAGAAAAAGGGGGTATTAcacttttttaaacattaaaattatttttatttttaaaaggtcGCTGTTATTGTGGGGATTTTTTACGCTGGTGCCGTTATTGCTGTTCCTTTCTTTTGTGTGTAACACTATTCAGCGGGGGAAAAGGGTGGGGTTGGGGAAAGCCGGGGCTTTCCCCAACCCCACCCTTATTGATGCTTACCGATCCCTCATTTAGGTACTCTTGCCATAATTGATTATCATCCAACCAGTACCATTTCCATGTTGTTGCCATTGGTTCATCGGGAAATACGGAAATGGACTTTGTTGAAAATCGTTTAAAGCTCACAGGAAGACTTTTGTAAATACATTGACCCAATAATTCAAAATTGACTTCCAATGAACCTGCTttcctagaaaaaaaattaaaatagttaTTTAAGATTCCATACGGACAAACACAGAGGAAAGCACACATGGACATGACGTTTTCCACATTTTCCTAGTTTTGACTTCAGTTTTTGATCGACGTATgccataatattttttaatttgcgtTAAAATGGAATTTCTTTTACAGTACGGATGGTATGGAAGCCCAGAAGGGGCAACCGAGAAATCTTTTTCAGCTGCCGAGAAATCTTTTTTAGCTGCCGAGAAATCTTTTTTTAGCTgccgaaatatattttttagttacccagatatatttttaagttgACAGGTCATCTGCCGTAAAGTTAGATAAAGTGGTTATAAAAAAGAGTTATTGAAACCTTATGGGAAAATAGACTTATATTTATGTCTCACTAGAACAATGCTTCAACATGACAGTATTCAGAATGATAAAACCATTGTAATAGACGATGACTTAGGtgatgaaattaaaaagaaaattgatgaaAGTTTGCCAAAAGAATCAGTAATTCCTCCTCCAATAATTCCTCCTCACCTTTTAGTGGAACTACTTCAACCAATATTTCCAGAAAAGATTTCTcggtagataaaaaaaatttctcggCAGCTAAAAAAGATTTCTCGGCAGCTAAAAAAGATTTCTCGGTTGGCCCTTCTCGGCTTCCATAGGATGGCGCCACAGTCGCCGAATCACTAAAGTGCATAAGAAGGTTGCtttttacagcctttatttTGACATCATTTTCAAGAGAGATGTTATACTAAACTAAAACGCACTTACTTATATTTACTGGAGTTAGGATTGCAATACGCTTTTTCAATTTCCGAATTTAAGTTTACAGAGCAACAAGTGTATTCCACATCACCCAGTTGTTTAAAACACCAGATAAACGACGATGGTACTGGAGGGTGCATTAAGTCACATTTATCCCCTGCCCTACAAATATTCTGCAAATAGTGACCACACACATTCATTTCTTTAACTGAAATGCCATCCCTTGCTAAAACAAAGagaacaaaaatatatcgctctTAGTAAACTAGACACAAGGTGCTCACAGCTTTAAAATTCGTAATGTCAGGAGATTTGAGTTGATTAAGAAGGTCTTGTTGTCAAATTTAAGGAGAAAACgctaaaaaatgtataaaaacaattttatattttaacacACTGTGCTTTTCAGAGAAAAAAAAGTTACTAATAATCAA from Hydractinia symbiolongicarpus strain clone_291-10 chromosome 12, HSymV2.1, whole genome shotgun sequence encodes the following:
- the LOC130621162 gene encoding protein mono-ADP-ribosyltransferase PARP12-like isoform X2; the protein is MVCPYRHNLLTDQPECSLWQSGKCQNVKCIYRHPKKVSAPPTETPVPTSRSSINPYSARPRTSGHKPSIRLNVGMDVAVEHDGKDLNGIVRWIGKIHSILKEDTFVGVELASPVSTGTDGTFHSQRFFSCQPGHAIFVKDSLCKAPLLLPIKVPARDGISVKEMNVCGHYLQNICRAGDKCDLMHPPVPSSFIWCFKQLGDVEYTCCSVNLNSEIEKAYCNPNSSKYKKAGSLEVNFELLGQCIYKSLPVSFKRFSTKSISVFPDEPMATTWKWYWLDDNQLWQEYLNEGSTRNDLIERAYHDWLHNGSTDIFKFNTLQFHYQLEFNTMHQVNLDPKYGTKRAVRRRPVLAAPTSRLSPDSSSPSTGRYPEHWPSTFPSCGYLLLKVDRNTTND